Proteins encoded within one genomic window of Flavobacterium oreochromis:
- a CDS encoding DNA polymerase III subunit epsilon, which produces MLDWLKHLGKEYPDFWKNYLIQLETPSVRKVALHIETSGLNSSKDKIISIGAIAIENNQILVEQSLEIELEKERILNAKELTYEEAQAIEAFIHFIGNATLIGHRIHYDIDILNEYLSKLHSGRIKNNLLDIEVMETRILDSNSKAFSLEELFSNYKIKNPEIVTSGSLAFNIGLLFLKMRGKLKIN; this is translated from the coding sequence ATGCTCGATTGGTTAAAACATTTAGGAAAAGAATATCCAGATTTTTGGAAAAATTATTTAATTCAATTAGAAACACCCTCAGTACGAAAGGTTGCTTTACATATTGAAACATCAGGATTAAACTCATCAAAAGATAAAATTATTTCAATAGGAGCTATAGCTATTGAAAATAATCAAATTTTAGTAGAACAAAGTCTAGAAATTGAATTAGAAAAAGAAAGAATTCTTAATGCAAAAGAACTTACATATGAAGAAGCGCAAGCAATTGAAGCTTTTATTCATTTCATAGGTAATGCAACACTTATAGGGCATCGTATACATTATGACATTGATATTTTAAATGAATATTTATCAAAATTACATAGTGGCCGTATAAAAAATAATTTATTGGATATAGAAGTTATGGAAACCAGAATCTTAGATTCAAATTCTAAGGCATTTTCATTAGAAGAATTATTTTCTAATTATAAAATAAAAAATCCAGAAATAGTAACTTCTGGTAGTTTAGCCTTTAATATTGGTTTATTATTTTTAAAAATGAGAGGAAAATTAAAAATTAATTGA